Proteins encoded in a region of the Mycolicibacterium neoaurum genome:
- a CDS encoding DUF4333 domain-containing protein encodes MTRPPNPNQPPGQAQPWWARPGGAAPPPPQTPAQAPPRMPYPPNQGPPPHRPQHGYPAPPAPARQPPRPGQPGPRQPTPQPARRPPIDPNRYLLRPEQQAGGHRRQRTTPDHRRAATIAGLAGVAVVGVGIGIWQFGFDRAPVIRVETAEAGVRAILSDPINGYGANSISALRCNGGKDPSAAKGDSFTCDVEIDGAIRQVYAEFTDDRGTFAVDGPR; translated from the coding sequence ATGACACGGCCGCCGAACCCCAATCAGCCACCAGGTCAGGCTCAGCCGTGGTGGGCGCGGCCCGGTGGGGCGGCACCGCCCCCGCCACAGACACCTGCGCAGGCACCGCCGCGGATGCCGTACCCGCCCAACCAGGGGCCGCCGCCGCACCGACCTCAACACGGTTATCCGGCGCCACCGGCACCTGCGCGCCAACCCCCGCGGCCAGGACAGCCGGGGCCGAGACAGCCGACACCGCAACCCGCACGACGCCCGCCGATCGACCCGAACCGCTACCTGCTCCGGCCGGAGCAGCAGGCCGGTGGACATCGACGGCAACGGACAACACCGGACCACCGGCGCGCCGCCACCATTGCCGGACTGGCGGGTGTCGCCGTTGTCGGCGTCGGTATCGGCATCTGGCAGTTCGGATTCGACCGTGCTCCGGTGATCAGGGTCGAAACGGCCGAGGCCGGGGTGCGCGCCATCCTGTCTGATCCGATCAACGGATACGGCGCCAACTCCATCAGCGCACTGCGGTGCAACGGCGGCAAGGATCCATCGGCCGCCAAGGGCGACAGCTTCACCTGTGACGTCGAGATCGACGGGGCGATCCGGCAGGTGTATGCCGAGTTCACCGACGACCGCGGCACGTTCGCCGTGGACGGACCGCGGTGA
- a CDS encoding neutral zinc metallopeptidase: MDRRFAGRGAWLSGVLMLVLILSGCASTVLDGRPVSMLYDPQRAGGPPARDGPSGPRPDAPAPVSVAENSDGGPVDQLVLRAVDDLEDFWSQNWEGALTGTYSPVSRLVSYDAADPASPTVCGNELYDLSNAFYCFGDDVMAWDRGQFIPGAAQYFGDMGVVGVIAHEFGHAVQAKAHLVEKSTPVLVKEQQADCFAGVYLHWVAAGKSPRFDLSTGDGLNHVLAGAIYIRDPLMTQEEAILTGDAHGSALDRISAFQIGFAGNADQCAAIDMAEITERQGDLPKFLSYDAYGDPSASDSPIDEQLLTSLMDTLTQIYQPASPPSLNLDMASCPDAQTVSPASYCPSTNTVNVNLPTLQALGTPKAEDQGVLLQGDNTALSIVTSRYALALQKERGDPLDTAIAALRTACLTGVAQGRMAEPGGTLTLSAGDTDEAISGLLTNGLAASDVNGVTAPAGFTRILAYRSGLGGEADTCYQRFGPA, from the coding sequence ATGGATCGACGGTTCGCAGGCCGTGGTGCCTGGCTGAGCGGGGTGCTCATGCTCGTTCTGATCCTGTCCGGCTGCGCCTCCACGGTCCTCGACGGGCGCCCGGTATCCATGCTGTACGACCCGCAGCGCGCGGGCGGCCCGCCCGCCCGCGACGGGCCGAGCGGGCCGCGCCCCGACGCTCCGGCGCCGGTGAGCGTCGCCGAGAACAGCGACGGTGGCCCGGTCGACCAGCTGGTGCTACGGGCCGTCGATGATCTCGAGGATTTCTGGTCACAGAACTGGGAGGGCGCCCTTACCGGCACCTACAGCCCGGTGTCGCGACTCGTGTCCTATGACGCAGCCGATCCCGCGTCACCCACCGTCTGCGGTAACGAGCTCTACGATCTGTCGAACGCCTTCTACTGCTTCGGTGACGATGTGATGGCCTGGGACAGAGGGCAGTTCATTCCCGGCGCCGCGCAATACTTCGGGGACATGGGTGTGGTCGGGGTGATTGCCCACGAGTTCGGCCACGCCGTGCAGGCCAAAGCCCATCTGGTCGAGAAGTCGACCCCGGTGCTGGTCAAGGAGCAACAGGCCGATTGTTTCGCCGGCGTCTACCTGCATTGGGTGGCGGCGGGTAAGTCCCCGCGATTCGACCTGAGCACCGGGGACGGGCTCAATCACGTTCTGGCCGGCGCCATCTACATCCGCGACCCGCTCATGACCCAGGAAGAAGCCATCCTGACCGGGGACGCGCACGGGTCAGCCCTGGACCGCATCAGTGCCTTCCAGATCGGGTTCGCCGGTAACGCCGATCAGTGTGCGGCCATCGACATGGCCGAGATCACCGAGCGTCAAGGCGATCTCCCGAAGTTTCTGTCCTATGACGCCTACGGCGATCCGTCGGCCAGTGACAGCCCGATCGACGAACAACTGCTGACCAGCCTGATGGACACCCTTACCCAGATCTATCAGCCGGCCAGTCCGCCGTCGTTGAACCTCGACATGGCCTCCTGCCCTGACGCGCAGACAGTGTCCCCGGCGTCCTACTGCCCCTCGACCAACACCGTGAACGTCAATCTCCCCACGCTGCAGGCGTTGGGGACTCCGAAGGCCGAGGACCAGGGCGTACTGCTCCAGGGCGACAACACCGCGCTGTCGATCGTGACATCCAGATACGCGCTGGCCCTGCAGAAGGAGCGCGGCGACCCGCTGGATACAGCGATCGCGGCGCTGCGCACCGCGTGCCTGACCGGCGTCGCGCAGGGCCGGATGGCCGAACCCGGCGGCACCCTGACGTTGTCCGCCGGCGACACCGATGAGGCGATCTCCGGACTGCTGACCAACGGCCTGGCCGCCAGCGATGTCAACGGAGTGACCGCGCCGGCCGGTTTCACCAGGATCCTGGCGTACCGTTCAGGCCTCGGCGGCGAAGCCGACACCTGCTATCAGCGCTTCGGTCCCGCATGA
- a CDS encoding TetR/AcrR family transcriptional regulator, with translation MSATGGSLSHGYSGAQQRVIAASLELFGTHGVSATSLQMIADAIGVTKAAVYHQFKSKDEVVIAVIESELAALQPALEAAEAEPDVHVARDILLTRVVDRMVARRRLTRVLQYDPVVVRLLDEHPPFVRFMGRLHRVLLGAGTDPAARVNAAVMSAALSAALIHPLVTDVDDATLGRHILRVAGRILVPAEN, from the coding sequence GTGAGCGCAACCGGCGGATCGCTGTCACACGGCTACAGTGGCGCGCAGCAGCGGGTGATCGCCGCATCGCTGGAACTTTTCGGAACGCATGGCGTCAGTGCCACCTCGTTACAGATGATCGCCGATGCCATCGGGGTCACCAAAGCCGCTGTCTACCACCAGTTCAAAAGCAAGGACGAGGTCGTCATCGCCGTCATCGAGAGTGAGCTCGCCGCTCTGCAGCCCGCACTCGAGGCCGCCGAGGCCGAACCCGATGTGCACGTGGCCCGAGACATTCTGCTGACCCGCGTCGTCGACCGAATGGTCGCCCGGCGCAGGCTGACTCGCGTCCTGCAATACGACCCGGTCGTGGTGCGCCTGCTCGACGAGCACCCCCCGTTCGTGCGATTCATGGGCCGGCTGCACCGCGTGTTGCTCGGCGCCGGAACCGATCCCGCGGCACGGGTGAATGCGGCAGTCATGTCCGCGGCCCTGAGCGCAGCCCTTATCCATCCACTGGTCACCGACGTCGATGACGCCACTCTGGGTCGGCACATCCTACGAGTGGCCGGCCGCATCCTGGTGCCCGCCGAGAACTGA
- a CDS encoding DUF1295 domain-containing protein, protein MTTIGKARSLALVTSAYVLAVAAAAVWLWWGPSTEILWLDTLIADVLATLVIFVFSRVYRNSSFYDAFWSVIPPLLLFYWWYRSAPDVDVLRTWLVTIVIVLWAVRLTANWVYAFPGLHHEDWRYPMFKQRAGRFEILADLVAIHLIPTLQVFLAMVPVYIAITRPGPGLVWLSWVALVVGVGAVALELVADMQMHRFVAGRREGQAMDEGLWSWSRHPNYFGEFTFWAALTLFGIAAAPGYWWLSSLGALAILAMFLGASIPMMEERSLARRPSYQDVIDRVSRFVPRPPKT, encoded by the coding sequence ATGACGACGATCGGCAAAGCACGCTCACTGGCGTTGGTCACTTCCGCCTATGTCCTGGCGGTGGCGGCAGCCGCGGTGTGGTTGTGGTGGGGTCCGTCCACCGAGATTCTGTGGCTGGACACCCTGATCGCCGACGTTCTCGCGACCCTGGTGATCTTCGTGTTCAGCAGGGTGTACCGCAATTCGAGCTTCTACGACGCCTTCTGGAGCGTCATCCCGCCCTTACTGCTGTTCTATTGGTGGTACCGATCCGCGCCGGACGTCGATGTGTTGCGCACGTGGCTGGTGACCATCGTCATCGTGTTGTGGGCCGTGCGCCTGACCGCGAACTGGGTGTACGCATTTCCGGGACTCCATCACGAGGATTGGCGCTACCCGATGTTCAAGCAACGGGCCGGGCGATTCGAGATCCTGGCCGATCTGGTCGCCATCCATCTCATTCCCACGCTGCAGGTCTTCCTCGCGATGGTGCCGGTGTACATCGCCATAACCCGCCCCGGTCCGGGTTTGGTCTGGCTGAGCTGGGTCGCCCTGGTCGTCGGCGTGGGAGCGGTGGCGCTCGAACTCGTCGCCGACATGCAGATGCACAGGTTCGTGGCGGGACGCCGGGAGGGCCAGGCGATGGACGAGGGGCTGTGGAGTTGGTCGAGGCATCCGAACTACTTCGGCGAGTTCACTTTCTGGGCAGCACTGACCTTGTTCGGGATCGCGGCCGCGCCCGGGTACTGGTGGTTGTCGAGCCTGGGTGCGCTGGCCATCCTCGCCATGTTCCTCGGAGCCAGCATCCCGATGATGGAGGAACGCAGCCTGGCCCGGAGGCCCTCCTACCAGGACGTCATCGACCGGGTGTCCCGTTTCGTCCCGCGGCCGCCCAAAACCTGA
- a CDS encoding ammonium transporter, translated as MQIDPAATAWLLVSTAMVLLMTPGLAIFYGGMVRSTGVLNMIMMSFIAIPVVTVTWIVAGYSLAFGTDAGGGIIGGLGHLGLSGIDVSAVRSNVPELLFVTFQLAFAILTAALVSGAIADRAKFSAWTLFVALWTLAVYSPVAHWVWGPGGWLSVFGALDFAGGLVVEIVSGASALALALVLGPRIGFKSEAMRPHNLPFVLLGVGLLWFGWFGFNAGSAFAVDGKAAVIFLNTLIAGCLGMLGWLAVERFRDGHPTTFGAASGVVAGLVAITPSCGFVSPLGAVVVGLVAGVVCSYAIGWKFTAGYDDSLDVVGVHFVGGVVGTFLIGLLAAEAVSGGPEGLFYGGGITQVGKQTLGIVVVAAFAFTVSFVLGKVIDATMGFRVTREDELSGIDFTQHAETAYAEGVHGQQHKRPGT; from the coding sequence CCGCGATGGTGTTGTTGATGACCCCGGGTCTGGCCATCTTCTACGGCGGCATGGTCCGCTCCACCGGCGTGCTGAACATGATCATGATGAGCTTCATCGCCATCCCGGTCGTCACGGTCACCTGGATCGTGGCCGGCTACAGCCTGGCGTTCGGCACGGACGCCGGGGGCGGAATCATCGGCGGGCTCGGCCACCTCGGCTTGTCCGGTATCGATGTGTCCGCGGTGCGCTCCAATGTGCCCGAGCTGCTGTTCGTGACGTTCCAGTTGGCGTTCGCCATTCTCACCGCGGCGCTGGTCAGCGGCGCGATCGCCGACCGGGCGAAATTCTCGGCGTGGACGCTGTTCGTCGCGCTGTGGACGTTGGCCGTGTATTCGCCCGTCGCGCACTGGGTCTGGGGACCTGGCGGGTGGCTCTCCGTCTTCGGCGCGCTCGACTTCGCGGGTGGATTGGTTGTCGAGATCGTCTCGGGGGCCTCGGCTTTGGCGCTCGCGCTGGTGCTCGGCCCGCGTATCGGGTTCAAATCCGAGGCCATGCGCCCGCACAATCTCCCGTTCGTCCTGCTCGGTGTCGGCCTGTTGTGGTTCGGCTGGTTCGGTTTCAACGCGGGCTCGGCATTCGCGGTGGACGGCAAGGCCGCGGTCATCTTCCTCAACACGCTGATCGCCGGATGCCTCGGGATGCTGGGCTGGCTCGCAGTCGAACGCTTCCGCGATGGGCACCCGACCACCTTTGGCGCCGCCTCCGGCGTCGTAGCGGGCCTGGTCGCCATCACGCCGTCATGCGGGTTCGTCTCGCCGCTGGGCGCCGTAGTGGTCGGTCTGGTTGCGGGCGTGGTGTGCTCGTATGCGATCGGGTGGAAATTCACCGCTGGATACGATGATTCGCTCGACGTGGTGGGAGTGCACTTCGTCGGCGGGGTGGTCGGAACCTTCCTCATCGGTCTGCTCGCAGCCGAGGCCGTGTCGGGCGGTCCCGAGGGCCTTTTCTACGGCGGCGGGATCACCCAGGTGGGCAAGCAGACTCTGGGCATCGTCGTGGTCGCCGCGTTCGCGTTCACCGTGTCGTTCGTGCTGGGAAAGGTGATCGACGCGACCATGGGATTCCGGGTAACCCGCGAAGACGAACTATCCGGTATCGACTTCACCCAGCACGCCGAAACGGCGTATGCCGAAGGTGTGCACGGCCAGCAGCACAAGCGTCCCGGTACCTGA